Proteins encoded together in one Candidatus Xianfuyuplasma coldseepsis window:
- a CDS encoding nucleotidyltransferase family protein, protein MIDIVVLAGGKSSRYSENKLAQLMNDKPLLYYTIQPFLDFSNKVIIVSGHYSADYILPYLTHPSVQIVHNDNYEMGMFSSVQTGIKHATQDVMVIPGDCPTVKPSTIDTLCRGSGLIRVPVYQQRRGHPIFISEMIHHELLAQPITSNLKEFRDQYDVEYIQVDDPNILHDIDHQHDMKQLLRKGEVE, encoded by the coding sequence GTGATTGATATTGTTGTTCTTGCAGGTGGTAAATCATCGCGCTATTCGGAAAATAAACTTGCACAATTAATGAATGATAAACCGCTTCTATATTATACAATTCAACCATTCTTAGATTTTTCAAACAAGGTCATAATTGTTAGTGGACATTATTCAGCAGACTATATTCTTCCATATTTAACGCATCCTTCGGTTCAAATTGTTCATAATGATAATTATGAAATGGGTATGTTTAGTTCGGTACAAACTGGGATCAAACATGCAACACAGGATGTCATGGTTATTCCTGGTGATTGTCCAACGGTCAAACCATCCACCATTGACACGTTGTGTCGCGGAAGTGGTCTGATTCGCGTTCCCGTTTATCAGCAAAGACGAGGACATCCAATCTTTATATCCGAGATGATTCATCATGAATTATTGGCCCAACCTATTACAAGCAACTTAAAAGAATTTCGCGATCAATATGACGTCGAGTACATCCAAGTAGATGATCCCAATATACTCCACGACATTGATCATCAACACGATATGAAACAGTTATTACGAAAGGGTGAAGTAGAGTGA
- the tpiA gene encoding triose-phosphate isomerase, producing the protein MRKPIIAGNWKMHKTRDEALQFVYSVNMKVPSKEYVESVVCAQSPVLRDLVKRQGDNLRIGAQNMHYLDSGAYTGEISAPLLEDVGVSYVIIGHSERRAYYNETDAAINKKLHQAFRYGITPILCVGESLETREAGETDAFVKKQVVADLKGLGSEQVKELVIAYEPIWAIGTGKTATAEMANDTIKAIRNVVRDLYDEETADTMRIQYGGSVKPANVDELLSMSDIDGALVGGASLDPDSFLVLVNAAVKK; encoded by the coding sequence ATGAGAAAACCGATTATCGCAGGTAACTGGAAAATGCACAAAACACGCGATGAAGCATTGCAATTCGTGTACAGTGTCAATATGAAAGTTCCCTCAAAAGAATATGTGGAAAGTGTTGTATGTGCGCAATCTCCTGTGTTACGTGATTTAGTTAAACGTCAAGGAGATAATCTCCGTATCGGAGCGCAAAACATGCATTATTTGGATAGCGGTGCTTATACTGGTGAAATCAGTGCACCACTCCTTGAAGATGTTGGCGTATCCTACGTCATCATTGGTCACAGTGAACGCCGTGCATACTACAATGAAACCGATGCTGCAATCAATAAGAAGTTACATCAAGCATTCCGTTATGGAATCACTCCAATTCTATGTGTGGGTGAATCGCTAGAAACCAGAGAAGCTGGTGAAACCGATGCGTTCGTGAAAAAACAAGTTGTTGCCGATTTAAAAGGACTTGGAAGCGAACAAGTGAAAGAACTTGTCATCGCCTATGAACCTATTTGGGCAATTGGTACTGGCAAAACCGCAACCGCTGAAATGGCAAACGATACCATCAAAGCCATTCGTAACGTCGTTCGAGACTTGTACGATGAGGAAACCGCAGATACCATGCGTATCCAATACGGTGGTAGTGTTAAACCAGCAAATGTTGATGAATTACTCTCAATGAGCGATATCGATGGCGCACTTGTTGGTGGTGCCAGCTTAGATCCGGACAGTTTCTTGGTCTTGGTGAATGCCGCTGTTAAAAAATAG
- a CDS encoding HPr family phosphocarrier protein encodes MKLEVTLTSTRGLHARLAAKIVSLAHKYQSTVEVVYEHTVIDAKSLLGLLSLAIPSGENLQIITEGDDAEDVMRELQKLLSKEDN; translated from the coding sequence ATGAAACTAGAAGTCACATTAACCAGCACCCGCGGCTTACATGCCCGTTTAGCGGCGAAAATTGTCTCATTAGCTCATAAATATCAATCCACAGTAGAAGTGGTATATGAACACACAGTGATTGATGCGAAGAGCTTATTGGGATTGTTGTCGCTCGCGATTCCAAGTGGTGAAAATCTTCAAATCATTACCGAGGGTGATGATGCCGAAGACGTAATGCGGGAACTACAAAAACTCTTAAGTAAGGAAGACAATTAA
- a CDS encoding phosphoglycerate kinase, producing MAKKIVRDVDVKGKTVLCRVDFNVPMIDGAITDDNRIVQALPTIKDILSRGGKLVLFSHLGRVKKEEDKEGKSLAPIAAKLAEYLGQDVTFVPETRGQALEEAIKALEEGDVLMFENTRFEDVDGKKESGNDPELGKYWASLGDVFVNDAFGTAHRSHASNVGIATYSNESAAGYLLEKEIKFIGGAVDEPKRPFVAILGGAKVGSKIGVITNLLEKADKILIVGGMSYNFLKVQGYEIGTSLCEDDLLELTQEILDKAQGKLELPLDINVTKEFSNDAPSRIADYSDIKADEMGLDIGPKTLAKYKAILEDAKTVVWNGPAGVFEFSNFAKGTIGICEILAGLDNVTTIIGGGDSAAAAIQLGYADKFTHISTGGGASLEYLEGKTLPGVAAVDEL from the coding sequence ATGGCAAAGAAAATTGTTCGTGATGTGGATGTTAAAGGCAAAACTGTTTTATGTCGTGTCGACTTTAACGTTCCCATGATTGATGGGGCTATCACAGATGATAACCGCATCGTACAAGCATTACCTACCATCAAAGACATCCTTAGTCGCGGTGGTAAACTCGTATTATTCTCACACTTAGGACGAGTAAAAAAAGAAGAAGACAAAGAAGGAAAAAGCCTTGCTCCTATCGCTGCAAAACTTGCAGAATACTTAGGACAAGACGTTACTTTTGTACCTGAAACTCGTGGCCAAGCGTTAGAAGAAGCAATTAAAGCTCTTGAAGAAGGCGACGTATTGATGTTTGAAAATACTCGTTTTGAAGATGTTGACGGTAAGAAAGAATCGGGTAACGATCCCGAACTTGGTAAGTACTGGGCATCTCTTGGCGATGTATTCGTCAATGATGCATTTGGTACCGCACACCGTAGCCATGCATCAAACGTTGGTATTGCAACCTACAGTAACGAAAGTGCCGCAGGATACTTATTGGAAAAAGAAATCAAGTTTATCGGTGGTGCTGTGGATGAACCAAAACGTCCATTTGTTGCTATATTAGGTGGTGCGAAAGTCGGAAGTAAAATTGGTGTTATCACCAACTTGCTTGAAAAAGCAGACAAAATTTTAATCGTCGGTGGAATGAGTTACAACTTCCTCAAAGTCCAAGGATATGAAATTGGTACCTCTCTTTGTGAAGATGACTTGCTTGAGTTAACGCAAGAAATCCTAGATAAAGCACAAGGAAAATTAGAATTACCACTTGATATCAACGTTACCAAAGAATTCAGCAATGATGCACCATCACGTATTGCCGATTACAGCGATATCAAAGCAGATGAAATGGGACTCGATATCGGTCCGAAAACATTGGCCAAATACAAAGCGATTTTAGAAGATGCAAAAACCGTCGTATGGAACGGACCTGCCGGTGTATTTGAATTTTCAAACTTCGCCAAAGGAACGATTGGTATTTGCGAAATCTTAGCTGGCTTAGATAACGTTACAACCATTATTGGTGGTGGCGACAGCGCTGCTGCAGCAATCCAATTAGGATATGCTGACAAATTCACCCACATTTCAACAGGTGGAGGGGCAAGCTTAGAGTACTTGGAAGGTAAAACCTTACCAGGTGTAGCTGCTGTGGATGAGTTATAA
- a CDS encoding competence protein ComK, with amino-acid sequence MDFITRHKAGILLQGEHKEICAQGLFYTINNLALQHGSSLQGRLEAARYILHITQNPPMYINEKVILITTHALRHPKCVVINVQNIYQWHTEADVIEITFISGNSCEVPMSKSLFKKRLAQASALAVHIHHFSQKESVYTMV; translated from the coding sequence ATGGACTTCATAACAAGACATAAAGCAGGAATCCTTCTTCAAGGAGAACACAAGGAAATCTGTGCACAAGGTCTCTTTTATACAATCAATAATTTGGCATTACAACATGGATCGTCGCTTCAAGGTCGGTTGGAAGCAGCCCGATATATTCTCCATATCACACAAAATCCACCCATGTATATCAACGAGAAAGTTATTTTAATTACAACCCATGCTTTACGTCATCCCAAATGTGTTGTAATCAATGTCCAAAATATCTATCAATGGCATACGGAAGCCGATGTGATCGAAATAACATTTATTAGTGGGAACTCCTGTGAAGTTCCAATGAGTAAATCACTCTTTAAAAAACGACTTGCTCAAGCAAGTGCGCTTGCGGTTCATATTCATCATTTTTCACAAAAAGAAAGTGTTTACACAATGGTTTAA
- a CDS encoding ABC transporter ATP-binding protein gives MAELLFKGLDKVYDNGVQAVFDFSLKIRDKEFIVFVGPSGCGKSTTLRMVAGLEEITAGELYIDDVLVNDVAPKDRNIAMVFQSYALYPHMTVYDNMAFGLKLRKMPKDEIDRRVQNAADILGLTPYLDRKPKALSGGQRQRVALGRAIVRDAKVFLMDEPLSNLDAKLRVQMRAELIKLHERIETTTIYVTHDQIEAMTMASRIVVMKDGYIQQVGAPKDIYDNPSNMFVGGFIGTPPMNFIYGKVEKDTFKGEGISVKVPESKLKILKENKKINEEVVLGVRPENIHDQEEQLLKFKDSIVKLKVDVAELLGAETNIHAQIGDHTLTAKVSARADLHIGDDIQLAFDMETVHFFDPETELRLK, from the coding sequence ATGGCAGAACTATTATTTAAAGGATTGGATAAAGTATACGACAATGGTGTCCAAGCAGTATTTGATTTTTCATTAAAAATTCGCGATAAAGAATTCATCGTTTTCGTTGGTCCATCAGGATGCGGAAAATCCACCACCTTACGGATGGTAGCAGGATTAGAAGAAATCACCGCTGGTGAGCTCTACATTGATGATGTACTCGTTAATGATGTTGCACCAAAAGACCGGAACATTGCAATGGTATTCCAAAGTTACGCACTCTATCCTCACATGACGGTATATGACAATATGGCATTTGGATTAAAATTACGGAAAATGCCAAAAGACGAAATTGATCGTCGCGTACAAAACGCAGCTGATATTTTAGGATTAACCCCATACTTAGACCGTAAACCAAAAGCATTATCTGGTGGGCAACGCCAACGGGTTGCATTAGGACGTGCTATTGTACGGGATGCAAAAGTATTCTTGATGGATGAGCCACTATCAAACTTGGATGCAAAATTACGGGTTCAAATGCGCGCGGAGTTAATCAAACTTCACGAACGGATTGAAACCACAACCATCTACGTTACCCATGACCAAATTGAAGCGATGACCATGGCGTCTCGTATTGTTGTTATGAAAGATGGATACATCCAACAAGTTGGAGCACCAAAAGATATTTATGACAATCCATCCAATATGTTTGTCGGTGGATTCATCGGTACTCCACCAATGAACTTTATCTATGGTAAAGTCGAAAAAGATACATTCAAAGGCGAAGGAATTTCTGTAAAAGTTCCGGAAAGCAAATTAAAAATCTTAAAAGAAAACAAAAAAATCAATGAAGAAGTTGTTCTTGGTGTTCGTCCAGAAAACATTCATGACCAAGAAGAACAACTATTGAAGTTCAAAGATTCGATTGTGAAGTTGAAAGTAGACGTTGCCGAGTTACTCGGAGCCGAAACCAACATTCATGCCCAAATCGGAGATCACACATTAACAGCGAAAGTTAGTGCGCGTGCAGACTTACACATCGGTGACGACATTCAATTGGCATTCGATATGGAAACTGTTCATTTCTTCGATCCAGAAACAGAATTACGCTTGAAATAA
- a CDS encoding helix-turn-helix domain-containing protein, producing MFRRIYIYQEHIPDELIAVLSSLSDMIHVETVEDNVITLYDEDYYNEEPLDIDELYMLLVDDFKTPFTMILEPYSTTPFPLQEECKSFIKQLPQRILEFEDVIVYAVLYQNESFKQAVKDYIQSQINADVIHTVREFITNNMNSSVSAKKLYMHRNTLNYRIDNFIDATHINVKTFKGANAIYMLYQF from the coding sequence ATGTTTCGTCGTATATATATTTATCAAGAACACATCCCAGATGAACTGATTGCGGTATTGTCATCTCTTAGTGACATGATTCATGTGGAGACCGTAGAGGACAATGTAATCACCTTGTATGATGAAGATTATTACAATGAAGAACCACTGGATATTGATGAGCTGTACATGCTGCTTGTCGATGATTTTAAAACCCCGTTCACAATGATTTTAGAACCCTATTCAACGACCCCGTTTCCACTTCAAGAAGAATGCAAGTCATTCATCAAACAATTGCCACAACGCATTCTAGAATTTGAGGATGTGATCGTGTATGCGGTACTCTATCAAAACGAATCGTTCAAGCAAGCAGTTAAAGATTATATTCAATCACAAATCAATGCAGATGTGATTCATACTGTGCGTGAGTTTATCACCAACAATATGAATAGTTCAGTCAGTGCGAAGAAACTCTATATGCACCGCAACACGCTCAATTATCGAATCGATAACTTCATCGATGCAACCCATATTAATGTTAAAACATTTAAAGGGGCGAATGCCATCTATATGTTATATCAATTCTAA
- a CDS encoding GGDEF domain-containing protein, with the protein MLLYFGAYVDFYAAIITLILLLIILARRDIYAFHEKILAIMIFLTFIMLIIEAITFFIDGTAGYRVLNIVLNTILFLGTSVIATIWAIFIDYKLFHSLKRLQRLLYYSYPIITTIMLLALNLMFPILFSVSQDNVFTRESGIVVSMVVLYVMFIFLLLNLIFQRKKLSNRSFGGLLALLIFPGIGGSLQMMFYGLTSLFSMFVLGLLTCYIALENIAVNRDSLTNLFTRKKVMDYLQSQHELGVQFRVVLFDMDNLKELNDSQGHHTGDQALIILAHAIRDAFLDNSMVARVGGDEFLAVVEYCDDVLLQKAITQIYNTIEQQTDIDIRFSYGSLCTKESNHQNIDELLRDVDEKMYQQKAIHKNYRRRRSD; encoded by the coding sequence ATGCTTCTTTACTTTGGTGCATATGTTGATTTCTATGCGGCAATTATTACCTTAATTCTGTTACTGATTATTTTGGCTCGACGTGATATTTATGCATTTCATGAAAAAATATTGGCCATTATGATTTTCTTAACGTTCATTATGTTAATAATAGAAGCCATCACATTCTTTATTGATGGTACTGCAGGATATCGAGTCTTAAATATCGTTTTGAATACAATTCTGTTTTTAGGTACCTCTGTTATAGCTACTATTTGGGCGATTTTTATCGATTATAAGTTGTTTCACTCATTGAAGCGATTACAACGATTGCTGTACTATAGTTATCCTATTATTACCACAATTATGTTACTTGCATTAAATCTCATGTTTCCGATATTGTTTAGTGTTAGTCAAGACAATGTTTTTACCCGTGAATCGGGGATCGTTGTTAGCATGGTTGTTCTGTACGTGATGTTTATCTTTTTACTACTCAACTTGATTTTTCAAAGAAAGAAACTCTCCAACCGAAGCTTTGGTGGGTTGTTAGCACTACTGATTTTTCCAGGAATTGGTGGAAGTTTGCAAATGATGTTCTATGGATTAACATCCTTGTTTTCAATGTTTGTCTTGGGATTGTTGACATGTTATATTGCCTTAGAAAACATTGCTGTAAATCGTGATAGTTTAACCAATTTGTTTACCCGAAAGAAAGTGATGGATTACTTGCAGTCACAACATGAATTGGGTGTACAGTTTCGAGTTGTGTTGTTTGATATGGATAACTTGAAAGAATTAAACGATTCGCAAGGACATCACACAGGGGATCAAGCTCTAATCATATTAGCTCATGCCATTCGTGATGCATTTTTGGATAATAGTATGGTTGCACGAGTTGGTGGTGATGAGTTTCTTGCCGTTGTCGAATATTGTGATGATGTTTTGTTGCAAAAGGCAATTACCCAAATTTACAACACGATTGAGCAGCAAACGGATATTGATATTCGATTTAGTTATGGATCGTTATGTACCAAAGAATCGAATCATCAAAACATCGATGAGTTGTTACGTGATGTCGATGAAAAAATGTACCAACAAAAAGCAATTCACAAAAACTATAGACGTCGCCGCTCAGATTAG
- the tkt gene encoding transketolase, protein MNKTINAIRFLGMDAINKANSGHPGIVLGAAPMIHTLYTKFMHLTPTEPLWFNRDRFVLAAGHGSAMLYSTLHLAGYPVSMQDLKEFRQLNSLTPGHPEYLHTAGVDATSGPLGQGIAMAAGMAIAERYLGATFNKPGFDVVDHFTYVICGDGDLQEGVTQEAISLAGHIGLGKLIVLYDSNDIQLDGPLEWANSENVQDKYRAMNWHYMKVRDANDTDELIEALNIAKGVTDQPSIIEVKSIIGYGSSKAGDSATHGAPLGIEETDQMRERMGYHYEAFTAPEEAYEDFRVNTKERGDHALQEWNTLLEQYRAEYPELAMKFDQVLQGDLDVDWNKVLPQATIGTKEASRVSGGKAITALSQEILHLVGGSADLTKSTKAKGIQGDFSNDTPTGRNVNFGVREHAMAAMVNGMTLHGLKAFSGGFFVFADYMKPAMRMAAIMNIPSIYVFTHDSVAVGEDGPTHEPIEQLSMLRTTPNVHVYRPCDANETNFAFRAALESTKHPSVIVLSRQNLSVKVKTTYSKFKRGAYVISDRKDFEGILIATGSEVGLALDVQAALDKENIAVRVVSMPSMDVFKEQSKRYQESILPSACTKRLAIEMGAPDLWYQFAKNVKGIDRFGVSAPGSKAIDYFGFNVETVKKLYKTL, encoded by the coding sequence TGCGATGTTGTATTCGACATTACATCTCGCTGGATATCCAGTTTCAATGCAAGATTTAAAAGAGTTTCGTCAACTTAATAGTTTAACTCCAGGACATCCGGAATATTTACATACAGCCGGTGTGGACGCTACAAGTGGACCACTTGGACAAGGAATTGCAATGGCAGCAGGTATGGCCATTGCCGAACGTTATTTGGGGGCTACCTTTAACAAACCCGGATTCGATGTAGTCGATCATTTCACCTATGTCATTTGTGGGGATGGAGACTTGCAAGAAGGGGTTACACAAGAGGCAATTAGTTTAGCGGGACATATTGGACTAGGAAAATTAATAGTATTATACGATTCCAATGACATTCAACTGGATGGACCACTGGAGTGGGCCAACAGTGAAAATGTTCAAGATAAATACCGGGCGATGAACTGGCACTACATGAAAGTCCGTGATGCAAATGATACCGATGAGTTGATTGAAGCACTCAACATCGCCAAAGGAGTTACCGACCAGCCATCGATTATCGAAGTCAAAAGCATCATCGGTTACGGTAGTAGTAAAGCCGGAGATAGTGCAACCCACGGGGCACCACTGGGTATCGAAGAAACCGATCAAATGCGTGAGCGCATGGGGTATCACTATGAAGCATTTACGGCACCCGAAGAAGCCTATGAAGATTTCCGTGTGAATACCAAAGAACGAGGAGATCATGCACTACAAGAATGGAACACATTGCTGGAACAATACCGTGCAGAATATCCGGAACTTGCAATGAAGTTCGATCAGGTATTACAAGGAGACCTCGATGTTGATTGGAACAAAGTATTACCACAAGCAACAATCGGAACAAAAGAAGCATCCCGCGTCAGTGGTGGAAAAGCAATTACGGCACTAAGTCAGGAAATCCTTCACCTTGTTGGCGGTAGTGCCGACTTAACCAAGTCGACCAAAGCCAAAGGAATCCAGGGTGATTTCAGCAATGACACACCCACTGGACGTAATGTCAATTTTGGTGTTCGTGAACATGCGATGGCAGCGATGGTTAACGGAATGACATTGCATGGTCTAAAAGCATTCAGTGGTGGCTTCTTTGTCTTTGCCGATTACATGAAGCCTGCAATGCGGATGGCTGCAATCATGAACATCCCATCAATCTATGTCTTTACCCATGATAGTGTCGCTGTTGGAGAAGATGGCCCGACCCATGAACCAATCGAACAATTGAGTATGCTTCGGACAACACCGAATGTCCATGTCTATCGTCCTTGTGATGCGAATGAGACCAATTTTGCCTTTCGCGCTGCACTCGAAAGTACGAAACATCCAAGTGTGATTGTGTTATCACGGCAAAACTTGTCAGTGAAAGTGAAAACCACTTATTCAAAATTTAAACGTGGCGCTTACGTCATCAGTGATCGTAAAGATTTTGAAGGAATCTTAATTGCGACCGGAAGTGAAGTAGGACTTGCACTCGATGTTCAAGCAGCGTTGGATAAAGAAAATATCGCCGTACGCGTTGTTTCGATGCCAAGCATGGATGTCTTCAAAGAACAATCCAAACGGTATCAAGAATCGATTTTACCCTCGGCTTGTACCAAACGCTTAGCGATTGAAATGGGCGCACCTGATCTCTGGTATCAGTTTGCCAAAAATGTCAAAGGTATTGATCGCTTCGGTGTCAGTGCACCAGGTTCTAAAGCCATTGATTACTTTGGTTTCAATGTCGAAACCGTTAAGAAGTTATATAAAACCCTGTAA